The Candidatus Koribacter versatilis Ellin345 genome has a segment encoding these proteins:
- a CDS encoding alpha/beta hydrolase: MPCHPERSGAAAQSKDPYLLRKCVVLFFFVCATIIAPAQSRIDCASMPSKLLHRDVPYCVLIPQSYDSAKTTKFPVLYFLHGLGDNQQSLVNMGAWNLISDLRAQNKIGDFLIATPAGWATFYINSADGKTRYSDFFLDEFIPFIEHKYRARTDRSGRAISGISMGGYGAFRFAFANPQKFSAVSAESAALFSDSPKILDQGMQSGAPRARLLGSVFGSPIDAAHWRANDPFELAKQNAAGISRLAIYFNCGQQDGYGFDEGAAALDKQLTAAKIPHTFRLYPGEHSLQYFLTHIGEVMEFHSREFAKHPAATGAASSK; encoded by the coding sequence ATGCCCTGTCATCCTGAGCGGAGCGGCGCAGCCGCGCAGTCGAAGGACCCCTATCTGCTCCGAAAATGCGTTGTTCTGTTCTTTTTCGTTTGCGCAACGATCATCGCGCCTGCTCAATCCCGCATCGACTGCGCTTCGATGCCGAGCAAGCTTCTCCATCGCGACGTTCCCTACTGCGTCCTGATCCCGCAGTCGTACGATTCCGCGAAGACGACCAAGTTCCCCGTCCTCTATTTTCTCCACGGCCTCGGCGACAACCAGCAGAGCCTCGTGAACATGGGCGCGTGGAACCTGATCAGCGACCTGCGCGCACAAAACAAGATTGGTGATTTCCTCATCGCTACGCCTGCCGGATGGGCCACGTTCTATATCAACTCGGCCGATGGCAAAACGCGTTACAGTGACTTCTTCCTCGATGAATTCATCCCGTTCATCGAGCACAAATACCGCGCCCGCACTGACCGCAGCGGACGCGCCATCAGCGGCATCTCTATGGGCGGCTACGGTGCGTTCCGCTTCGCCTTCGCCAACCCGCAAAAGTTCTCGGCGGTGAGTGCAGAAAGCGCCGCTCTTTTCAGCGATTCTCCCAAGATCCTCGATCAGGGAATGCAATCCGGCGCTCCGCGCGCGCGTCTTCTCGGCAGCGTTTTCGGATCTCCGATCGACGCCGCACACTGGCGTGCGAATGATCCGTTCGAGCTTGCCAAGCAAAACGCCGCAGGAATCTCTCGCCTCGCCATCTACTTCAACTGCGGCCAGCAGGATGGCTACGGCTTTGATGAAGGTGCCGCCGCGCTCGACAAGCAACTCACTGCGGCCAAAATTCCGCACACGTTCAGGCTCTATCCCGGAGAACACTCGCTGCAATATTTCCTCACCCACATCGGGGAAGTCATGGAGTTCCACTCGCGCGAGTTCGCCAAACATCCGGCTGCGACAGGAGCAGCGTCCTCGAAGTAG
- a CDS encoding ABC transporter permease, translated as MKTYDIVDLAARNLRESVLRNSLTTIGISVGVASLVAMLSLGVGLQKLASRRLAKSGLFDTVIVSSRRDWRGMNRQEERSGPNAAESRLLDETARQELEKLPHVIEAYPDIRFVTEVRFDDKPHMGMVAGMPFSAKGGDAFDGMQGNFFSSETAAEAIVQKNFAAEILGKTDREDQIQTADLAKPLLGKELVLRYAERVNTPGAQGTDSSYSVFQREQHLKIVGVADSDPDSMRAAARARVFVPLKLAQGLHVMQIGDMRDTMRGFNSQPTYLTVSVRVENPKYVQQVEDGVKKLGFSTFSILDASKSVTQFFRVLDMFLAIFGSLALTVASIGIVNTLVMAILERRREIGIMKAIGASDADVKLLFFTEAGAMGVLGGILGVTLGWLIGAVINIGTNFYLRRQELPPEQLWVVSWWLVLFAMAISVGISLLAGLYPAGRAAKLDPVQTLRYE; from the coding sequence ATGAAGACTTACGACATCGTTGATCTCGCCGCCCGTAACCTCCGCGAATCGGTGTTGCGCAACTCCTTAACTACGATTGGTATCTCGGTCGGTGTGGCGTCGCTCGTTGCCATGCTCTCGCTCGGCGTCGGGTTGCAGAAGCTCGCCTCGCGGCGACTCGCGAAGTCTGGATTGTTCGATACTGTCATCGTCAGTTCGCGTCGCGATTGGCGTGGCATGAACCGCCAGGAAGAACGCTCCGGTCCGAACGCTGCCGAGAGCCGGTTGCTCGATGAGACTGCGCGCCAGGAGCTTGAAAAGTTGCCGCACGTGATCGAAGCATATCCCGATATCCGCTTTGTGACCGAGGTTCGCTTCGACGACAAGCCGCATATGGGGATGGTGGCCGGAATGCCGTTTTCCGCGAAGGGAGGAGACGCCTTCGATGGCATGCAAGGAAACTTCTTCAGTAGCGAGACTGCCGCGGAAGCGATCGTGCAGAAGAATTTTGCCGCTGAAATCCTTGGTAAGACCGATCGCGAAGACCAGATACAAACCGCGGACCTGGCCAAGCCTTTGCTCGGCAAGGAACTCGTTTTACGTTACGCCGAGCGTGTGAACACGCCTGGTGCGCAAGGTACCGACAGCTCGTACTCTGTGTTTCAGCGCGAACAGCATTTAAAAATCGTTGGCGTCGCCGATTCCGATCCCGACTCCATGCGCGCCGCCGCCCGCGCCCGGGTTTTCGTTCCGTTGAAACTCGCGCAAGGCCTGCACGTTATGCAAATTGGCGATATGCGCGATACCATGCGCGGCTTCAACTCCCAGCCCACGTACCTCACGGTGAGTGTTCGCGTAGAGAATCCGAAATATGTGCAGCAGGTGGAAGACGGCGTGAAGAAACTCGGTTTCTCCACGTTCTCGATTCTTGATGCGAGCAAGAGTGTGACGCAGTTCTTCAGAGTGCTGGATATGTTCCTGGCAATCTTTGGCAGCCTTGCGCTTACCGTTGCTTCTATCGGCATCGTAAATACGTTAGTGATGGCCATCCTTGAGCGGCGCCGCGAAATCGGAATCATGAAGGCTATCGGCGCCAGTGATGCCGACGTCAAGTTGCTCTTCTTTACGGAAGCTGGAGCGATGGGCGTGCTCGGCGGCATTCTCGGCGTCACGCTCGGCTGGCTGATCGGGGCCGTCATAAATATTGGTACGAATTTCTACCTCCGGCGTCAGGAACTTCCTCCGGAGCAGTTGTGGGTGGTGTCATGGTGGCTGGTGCTGTTCGCGATGGCAATCTCGGTTGGCATCAGTTTGCTGGCCGGTCTGTATCCCGCAGGACGTGCCGCCAAGCTCGATCCCGTACAGACGCTGCGCTATGAGTAA
- a CDS encoding ABC transporter ATP-binding protein has translation MASINDIAAPASTLSIRAENVTRHYQMGDATIRAVDGVSLQIATGDFVALLGSSGSGKSSLLNLIAGLDRPSGGSIVVQGSDLAKLSRLELAHYRLRTVGMVFQSFNLIPSMTVQENVELPLRFAEMERPQRAKVSREAIERVGLAARIDHKPTQLSGGEQQRVALARALVNQPKLLLADEPTGNLDSKTGSGIMHLIDTFNRTLGMTVLMVTHERTLAERYARRLIFLADGKLVGDEPNIPTREVRA, from the coding sequence ATGGCATCCATCAACGACATCGCAGCCCCGGCCTCAACCCTTAGCATTCGCGCCGAAAACGTCACCCGCCACTACCAGATGGGCGACGCCACTATTCGCGCAGTGGACGGCGTTTCACTCCAGATCGCGACCGGAGATTTCGTCGCGCTCCTTGGGAGCTCAGGCTCCGGCAAATCGTCGCTTCTGAACCTGATTGCAGGCCTGGATCGCCCGAGCGGGGGCAGCATCGTGGTGCAGGGAAGTGATCTTGCCAAGCTCTCGCGCTTGGAACTCGCGCACTATCGTCTGCGCACTGTTGGCATGGTTTTTCAATCGTTCAATCTGATTCCCAGCATGACGGTGCAGGAAAACGTCGAGTTGCCGCTGCGCTTCGCCGAGATGGAACGCCCGCAGCGCGCCAAGGTCAGCCGCGAAGCCATTGAACGCGTGGGCCTTGCTGCGCGTATCGATCACAAGCCTACGCAACTTTCTGGCGGAGAGCAGCAGCGTGTCGCGCTGGCGCGCGCACTGGTGAATCAACCTAAGCTTCTCCTCGCCGACGAGCCCACCGGCAATCTCGACAGCAAGACCGGCAGCGGCATCATGCATTTGATCGACACATTCAATCGCACTCTCGGCATGACAGTTTTGATGGTGACCCACGAACGCACCTTGGCCGAGCGCTATGCGCGCCGCCTCATCTTCCTTGCCGACGGCAAACTGGTTGGCGACGAACCGAACATTCCCACGCGTGAGGTGCGGGCATGA
- a CDS encoding ABC transporter ATP-binding protein: MSPVPEKKKKDTKEQFRNVAPLLWELVRPRRALLLVGLVLIVINRVAGLVLPYSSRFVIDQVVHQHHLALLRTIVLAVLCATAIQAGTSYALTQLLSKAAQRLISEMRMRVQSHIGRLSVQFHDANKTGALVSRIMSDVEGVRNLLGTGLVEFFGGVLTAIIALVVLLKTSAVMTSIAFGFLVVFGFVLSRAFRTIRPIMRERGKINAEVTGRLAESLGGVRVVKGYHAEAREESVFSKGVKRLLDNVISTLTATSVMSFSAAVLLGVVGSIVLYFGTREMIAGTMTEGDFVRYILFLGFLVAPVIQVVAIGTQLTEAIAGLDRTMEILRERPEDEDPRRTATLGEIKGTVEFEGVHFSYDGKTEVLHDVSFRSERGMVTALVGSSGSGKSTTIGLISAFYVPTSGRVLVDGIDLSTVRLDSYRIKLGVVLQESFLFDGTIRENVSFSRPQATEEEIMSACHIARVDEFAEKFEEKYDTIVGERGVKLSGGQRQRISIARAILAQPSILILDEATSSLDSESEALIQHGLSYLMQGRTTFVIAHRLSTIRRADQILVMEHGEIVERGTHEQLYALRGRYYELYTKQHGLESNLFLAPGEGDTIPDPIDAGPAVSSRNN; encoded by the coding sequence ATGTCTCCGGTTCCGGAAAAGAAAAAGAAAGACACTAAAGAGCAGTTTCGTAACGTTGCGCCACTTCTGTGGGAGTTGGTTCGTCCGCGGCGCGCGCTGCTTCTGGTCGGCCTCGTCCTGATCGTCATTAACCGCGTGGCAGGCCTCGTTCTTCCATATTCCTCCCGCTTCGTGATCGATCAGGTTGTTCACCAACATCATTTGGCGTTGCTTCGAACCATCGTTCTGGCGGTGCTCTGCGCCACCGCCATCCAAGCGGGAACCTCTTACGCGCTTACCCAGCTTCTATCCAAAGCTGCGCAACGGCTCATCTCTGAGATGCGCATGCGCGTCCAGTCGCACATCGGACGCCTCTCCGTCCAGTTCCACGACGCCAACAAAACCGGCGCTTTGGTTTCGCGCATCATGTCCGATGTCGAGGGTGTACGAAACCTGCTTGGCACCGGATTGGTCGAGTTCTTCGGCGGTGTGCTCACCGCGATCATCGCACTCGTCGTTTTGCTCAAGACCAGCGCCGTGATGACTAGTATTGCCTTTGGTTTTCTTGTGGTGTTCGGATTCGTGCTCTCACGCGCATTCAGGACCATCCGCCCGATTATGCGCGAACGCGGCAAAATCAACGCCGAGGTCACCGGCCGCCTGGCCGAATCGCTCGGCGGTGTGCGCGTGGTGAAGGGATACCATGCCGAGGCCCGCGAAGAGAGTGTGTTCTCCAAAGGCGTAAAGCGTTTGCTCGACAACGTCATCAGTACCTTGACCGCGACGTCCGTCATGAGCTTTTCAGCCGCGGTACTGCTCGGTGTGGTCGGCAGCATCGTCCTGTATTTCGGCACGCGCGAGATGATCGCCGGCACGATGACGGAAGGCGACTTTGTCCGCTACATCCTCTTCCTTGGATTCCTGGTAGCGCCAGTGATTCAGGTTGTCGCCATCGGCACGCAGCTCACCGAGGCTATTGCCGGACTCGATCGCACCATGGAAATCTTGCGCGAGCGTCCTGAGGACGAAGACCCGCGACGTACTGCGACCCTCGGCGAGATTAAAGGCACGGTGGAGTTCGAGGGCGTGCACTTCAGCTACGACGGCAAAACCGAAGTCCTGCATGACGTTTCGTTTCGTTCTGAGCGCGGCATGGTGACGGCCCTGGTCGGTTCGTCCGGCTCAGGTAAGTCGACTACGATCGGCCTCATTTCCGCGTTTTACGTCCCGACTTCCGGCCGGGTCCTGGTGGACGGCATTGACCTCAGCACCGTACGCCTCGACTCCTATCGCATCAAGCTCGGTGTGGTGCTTCAGGAATCGTTCCTCTTTGATGGCACTATCCGCGAGAATGTCTCGTTCTCACGTCCGCAAGCCACGGAAGAGGAAATCATGAGCGCCTGCCACATCGCTCGTGTCGACGAATTCGCGGAAAAGTTCGAAGAGAAATATGACACTATCGTCGGTGAACGGGGCGTGAAACTCTCCGGCGGCCAGCGCCAGCGCATCTCAATTGCCCGCGCCATCCTCGCGCAGCCCAGCATCCTCATTCTCGACGAAGCTACATCGAGTCTCGATTCCGAGTCCGAAGCGCTCATCCAGCACGGCCTCTCGTACCTGATGCAAGGTCGCACGACCTTCGTCATCGCGCACCGCTTGTCCACGATCCGACGCGCCGACCAGATTCTCGTGATGGAGCACGGCGAGATTGTCGAGCGCGGCACTCACGAACAGCTTTATGCACTCCGTGGCCGTTACTACGAGCTCTACACCAAGCAGCATGGGCTCGAATCGAACTTGTTCCTTGCGCCCGGCGAAGGCGACACAATTCCCGATCCGATCGACGCTGGTCCAGCCGTGAGTTCCCGAAACAACTAG
- a CDS encoding efflux RND transporter periplasmic adaptor subunit, which yields MPERLVTPETSTSAQAAPPEHSHRGRWLIFVGILLVVALLAYYFHERGSAQPTTQGRGGRGGAGDRPVPATVAQAQQGDMGVFVEALGTVTPVQTITVTSRVQGQIMAVHYREGQMVRKGEPLIDIDPLPYQAVLTQAEGQLARDKALLEGAQINVKRYQAALARNAIAQQTVSDQEQLVRQYEGAVKVDEGLVQAAQVNLSYCHIVSPIDGRVGLRLVDTGNIVQANSTTALVVVTQLTPITVIFSVAEDYLPQIQAQTKNGNKLAVDALDRTQETEIAHGTLASLDNQIDLTTGTLKLRAEFANKDGSLFPNQFVNAKLLINTLHSTTLIPNQSIQQSSQGPFVYVVGSDTVAKVRQIKTAATDGTNTSVTGVQPGESVVTAGFDKLQDGSKVATGQQGGSGGQGNNPNPGSGKNGRQGAPDGQNGGKPAK from the coding sequence ATGCCTGAACGTCTAGTCACACCTGAAACTTCTACCAGCGCACAAGCCGCACCTCCAGAACACTCCCATCGCGGACGCTGGCTGATTTTTGTCGGAATTTTGTTAGTGGTCGCTTTGTTGGCGTATTACTTCCATGAGAGAGGTTCCGCGCAGCCAACTACGCAAGGCCGCGGTGGCCGTGGCGGCGCGGGTGACCGTCCGGTGCCGGCAACTGTCGCGCAGGCGCAACAAGGCGACATGGGCGTGTTCGTGGAGGCGTTAGGCACCGTCACTCCCGTGCAGACGATCACAGTTACGAGCCGGGTGCAGGGACAGATCATGGCCGTGCACTATCGCGAAGGTCAAATGGTCCGCAAGGGCGAGCCGCTGATTGACATTGACCCTCTTCCATACCAGGCAGTGTTGACGCAAGCCGAAGGTCAGTTGGCGCGTGACAAAGCGCTTTTAGAAGGCGCGCAGATCAACGTAAAGCGCTACCAGGCGGCGTTGGCCCGCAATGCCATCGCGCAACAGACGGTCTCCGATCAGGAACAGCTGGTTCGGCAGTACGAAGGCGCGGTGAAGGTCGACGAAGGACTGGTGCAGGCGGCGCAGGTAAACCTGTCGTACTGCCACATTGTGTCGCCGATTGATGGCCGCGTGGGCTTGCGACTGGTGGATACCGGCAACATCGTGCAGGCCAACAGCACGACTGCACTTGTGGTTGTCACTCAACTGACGCCGATCACCGTGATCTTCAGCGTGGCGGAAGACTACCTACCGCAGATCCAGGCGCAGACGAAGAACGGCAACAAACTGGCTGTGGATGCGCTCGACCGCACGCAGGAAACAGAGATCGCGCACGGCACGCTTGCCAGTCTCGATAACCAGATCGATTTGACGACCGGTACGCTCAAACTGCGCGCGGAATTCGCGAACAAAGACGGCTCGCTTTTCCCGAACCAATTTGTAAACGCAAAGCTGCTGATCAATACGCTCCACAGCACCACGCTGATCCCGAACCAATCCATCCAACAGAGCTCGCAAGGTCCGTTTGTGTATGTGGTGGGCAGCGATACCGTGGCGAAGGTCCGGCAGATCAAGACGGCTGCGACGGACGGGACGAATACATCCGTCACGGGCGTACAGCCGGGTGAATCCGTAGTGACGGCGGGCTTTGACAAGTTGCAAGACGGAAGCAAAGTCGCCACCGGGCAGCAGGGTGGATCCGGAGGTCAAGGCAACAATCCGAACCCCGGCTCCGGCAAGAACGGACGCCAAGGTGCGCCGGATGGCCAAAACGGCGGAAAGCCGGCGAAATGA
- a CDS encoding efflux RND transporter permease subunit, translated as MSPSRPFILRPVATSLLMAAILLAGMVAYFQLPVSALPQVDYPTIQVITFYPGASPDVTASAVTAPLERQFGEVPGLQQMTSTSSSGASVIVLQFELNLNIDVAEQEVQAGINAAQSYLPTDLPTPPIYSKTNPADAPILTLALTSKTVPLTQVEDLADTRLAQKIAQLPGVGLVSISGGQKPAVRIQVNPTQLSSYGLNLEDVRTAIQNTSLDQAKGSFDGPHQNFQIQANDQLLSSADFKNIVVAYRNNSPVFMKDVANVVDGAENEKQAAWINTTPAVIMNIQRQPGANIIQVVDRITRLLPQLKTNLPASVDVSVVTDRTTTIRASVKDVEFELMLTVGLVVMVIFLFLRSVSATIIPSVAVPLSLIGTFGIMYLCGYSLNNLTLMALTISTGFVVDDAIVMIENISRFIEEGDPPLQAALKGAEQIGFTIVSLTISLIAVLIPLLFMGDIVGRLFREFAITLSVTILVSAVVSLTLTPMMSARLLKHTPESKRSNFYRWSENAFEKTIAFYGRTLTWVLKHQTVTLLVAVLTLIFTVVLFIIVPKGFFPIQDTGVIQGISEAAQSTSFDAMQRHQQDLAKVILDDPAVESLSSFIGVDGTNMTMNSGRIQINLKPLEERHIRATEVIRRLQTKLQDVQGVTLYMQPVQDLTVEDRVSRTQYQYTLEEPDQTDLNKWTAQLVDKMKQLPQIRDVATDQQTEGMAANLVIDRVTASRLGISPQMIDSTLYDAFGQRLVTTLYTQLNQYHVVLETLPEFQKNPNNLHDIYVRSGAASSNSSSGSSSQTNNNGLLIVSGTASSQAGGGAGNTSSAGSSTPSTFAGTPGGNAVPLSAFTHFEQQHAPLSINHQGQFPVVTISFNLAPGYSLGDATKAINQAQKDLNMPLSVQAAFQGTAASFQSSLANEPILILAALIVVYIVLGVLYESYIHPITILSTLPSAGVGAFLALLICGQEFDVVALIGIILLIGIVKKNGIMMVDFALEAEREHGKNSEEAIYQAALLRFRPIMMTTMAALLGGLPLALGSGIGSELRRPLGISMVGGLLLSQVLTLYTTPVIYIYFDRLGQRMLGRRVSDRGPTGEFAPSPGD; from the coding sequence ATGAGTCCTTCACGGCCATTTATTCTGCGGCCGGTCGCGACATCGTTGCTGATGGCCGCGATCCTGCTCGCCGGCATGGTGGCGTACTTCCAGCTCCCAGTGTCGGCACTGCCGCAGGTGGATTACCCAACGATCCAGGTCATCACGTTCTATCCGGGCGCGAGTCCGGACGTGACCGCTTCGGCCGTGACGGCGCCCTTGGAACGCCAGTTTGGCGAAGTACCCGGATTGCAGCAGATGACGTCGACGAGCTCGTCGGGCGCATCGGTCATCGTGTTGCAGTTCGAACTGAACCTGAACATTGATGTGGCCGAGCAGGAAGTGCAGGCGGGCATCAATGCGGCGCAGTCGTACTTGCCTACCGATTTGCCGACGCCGCCGATTTACAGCAAAACCAACCCAGCCGACGCTCCCATCCTTACTCTTGCGCTGACCTCAAAGACGGTTCCGCTGACGCAAGTCGAAGACCTTGCTGACACGCGACTGGCGCAGAAGATTGCGCAACTTCCCGGTGTTGGATTGGTCTCGATCAGCGGCGGACAAAAGCCGGCGGTGCGCATCCAGGTCAACCCAACCCAACTTTCGTCGTACGGATTGAACCTCGAAGATGTGCGCACTGCGATCCAGAACACGAGCCTCGACCAGGCGAAGGGATCGTTCGACGGCCCACACCAGAATTTCCAGATCCAGGCCAATGATCAACTGCTGAGCAGCGCCGATTTCAAAAACATCGTTGTCGCCTATCGCAATAATTCGCCAGTCTTCATGAAGGACGTCGCGAACGTCGTCGACGGCGCCGAAAACGAAAAACAAGCTGCGTGGATCAACACGACTCCCGCGGTGATCATGAACATTCAGCGGCAGCCTGGGGCGAACATCATCCAGGTGGTGGACCGCATTACCCGTCTGCTGCCGCAATTGAAGACGAACCTCCCGGCATCCGTGGACGTTTCGGTGGTCACCGACCGCACCACAACAATTCGCGCTTCGGTAAAGGACGTTGAATTCGAACTGATGCTCACCGTCGGGCTCGTCGTGATGGTGATCTTCCTGTTCCTGCGCAGCGTCTCGGCAACGATCATCCCCAGCGTCGCGGTGCCACTTTCATTGATCGGCACGTTCGGCATCATGTACCTATGTGGGTACAGTCTGAACAACCTCACGCTCATGGCGCTGACGATCTCCACTGGCTTCGTGGTGGACGACGCCATCGTGATGATCGAGAACATCTCGCGCTTCATTGAAGAAGGCGATCCTCCGCTCCAGGCCGCGCTGAAGGGCGCTGAGCAAATCGGCTTCACCATCGTTTCGCTGACAATTTCGCTGATCGCGGTGCTCATCCCACTGCTCTTCATGGGCGACATCGTAGGCCGACTCTTCCGAGAGTTCGCCATCACGCTGAGCGTCACGATCCTCGTTTCTGCGGTGGTGTCATTAACGCTGACCCCGATGATGTCGGCGCGTTTGTTGAAGCACACGCCGGAGTCGAAGCGAAGCAACTTCTATCGCTGGTCCGAAAATGCATTCGAAAAGACGATTGCGTTTTACGGCCGCACGCTAACCTGGGTGCTGAAGCACCAGACCGTGACACTGCTGGTCGCTGTGCTCACGCTGATTTTCACCGTCGTTCTTTTCATCATCGTGCCCAAGGGCTTCTTCCCGATACAAGACACTGGCGTGATCCAGGGCATATCCGAAGCGGCGCAAAGCACCTCGTTCGATGCCATGCAACGCCACCAGCAAGACCTGGCGAAGGTGATTCTCGACGATCCGGCGGTTGAAAGCCTCTCTTCGTTCATCGGTGTAGACGGCACCAATATGACGATGAACAGCGGGCGCATTCAGATCAATTTGAAGCCGCTGGAAGAACGTCACATCCGTGCGACCGAAGTTATTCGCAGACTGCAAACAAAGCTGCAGGACGTGCAGGGGGTGACGCTCTACATGCAACCGGTGCAGGACCTCACGGTGGAAGATCGCGTGAGCCGCACCCAGTATCAATACACGCTGGAAGAGCCCGACCAAACCGATCTGAACAAATGGACGGCCCAACTGGTTGACAAGATGAAGCAGTTGCCGCAGATCCGCGACGTGGCAACCGACCAGCAAACCGAAGGCATGGCGGCAAACCTGGTCATTGATCGCGTGACCGCATCGCGGCTTGGCATTTCTCCGCAGATGATCGACTCGACGTTGTATGACGCCTTCGGCCAACGACTGGTCACTACGTTGTACACGCAGTTGAACCAGTACCACGTGGTGCTGGAAACCTTGCCGGAGTTCCAGAAAAATCCGAATAATCTGCACGATATCTACGTGCGCAGCGGCGCAGCCAGCAGCAATAGCAGCAGCGGTAGTAGCAGCCAGACGAACAACAATGGGCTCCTCATCGTGAGCGGCACGGCATCGAGCCAGGCTGGTGGCGGTGCCGGAAATACCAGCAGCGCGGGATCGAGTACGCCGAGCACATTCGCCGGTACGCCCGGTGGCAATGCCGTCCCGCTCAGTGCGTTTACACACTTCGAGCAGCAGCACGCGCCGCTCTCCATCAACCACCAGGGACAGTTCCCCGTGGTGACGATCTCGTTCAATCTCGCACCGGGCTATTCGCTCGGTGACGCGACCAAGGCAATCAACCAGGCCCAAAAAGACCTGAACATGCCGCTCAGCGTTCAGGCGGCATTCCAGGGCACAGCGGCTTCCTTCCAGTCATCGCTGGCCAACGAACCGATCCTGATCCTGGCGGCTCTGATCGTCGTTTACATCGTGCTGGGCGTGTTGTACGAGAGCTATATCCACCCGATCACGATTCTCTCCACCCTGCCTTCCGCCGGTGTAGGCGCATTCCTGGCGCTGCTTATCTGCGGACAGGAGTTCGATGTCGTCGCGCTCATTGGCATCATCCTGTTGATCGGCATCGTGAAGAAAAACGGAATCATGATGGTGGACTTCGCGCTGGAAGCCGAGCGCGAGCATGGCAAGAACTCGGAAGAAGCGATTTACCAGGCAGCTCTCCTGCGTTTCCGCCCAATCATGATGACGACCATGGCGGCCTTGCTCGGCGGATTGCCACTGGCGCTTGGCAGCGGCATCGGCTCCGAATTGCGCCGACCACTTGGCATTTCGATGGTCGGCGGTCTCTTGCTGAGCCAGGTGCTCACTCTCTACACCACGCCCGTCATCTACATTTACTTCGATCGTCTTGGACAGCGAATGCTCGGCCGCCGAGTCTCGGACCGCGGTCCAACCGGCGAATTCGCGCCGTCGCCGGGAGATTAG